From Acidobacteriota bacterium:
CCGCTCGAAAGGACCACTCGGATAGCGGCGCTGGGTGAAGTCGAACTGGTCAATGAAGAGCTCAAATTCCCGGAGCGGGACACAGTTTATGAAGAAGTCCTGGGGCTGATCGCCCGCATGGCGGAGTTGTAGGCTTCGAGAGTTGTTGCTGCCAGTTCCGTTGCTGGTGTGCTGCATGGCCGAGATGAAGGTTCAGATATTCGAAGACCTGGAGGCTTTGAGCCGGGCCGCTGCAGTTCGATTCACCTGGGTTGCACGGGAACGCGCGCAGCAGGGAAAGGCGTTTACAGCCGCTCTTTCGGGTGGTTCCACCCCGCGGATATTTCTGGAAACCCTGGCGAGCCCAGAATTTTCCCAGCGGATACAGTGGGAGAGTGTCCACCTTTTCCAGGTTGATGAGCGCTGTGTTCCACCGGACGATGTCCAAAGCAATTATCGGATGATTTATAGCAGTTTGCTGCGGCCTGTGCCCGGCGCGGCTGAAAACTTTCATCGCATGAAAGCCGAGCGGGACGATCTCGACTCGGCCAGTGCAGAATACGAAAGAGAAATCAGCGAAGTCCTATGCCCTGTGGCGGGCCGCCTACCCCGATTCGATCTGGTTTTCCTGGGATTGGGACCGGATGGGCACACGGCTTCGCTCTTTCCAGGCTCGGCGGCGCTCCTTGAAGACCACAAATGGGTCTGCCCGAACTACGTGGAAAAGCTCAAGATGCA
This genomic window contains:
- the pgl gene encoding 6-phosphogluconolactonase, with the protein product MAEMKVQIFEDLEALSRAAAVRFTWVARERAQQGKAFTAALSGGSTPRIFLETLASPEFSQRIQWESVHLFQVDERCVPPDDVQSNYRMIYSSLLRPVPGAAENFHRMKAERDDLDSASAEYEREISEVLCPVAGRLPRFDLVFLGLGPDGHTASLFPGSAALLEDHKWVCPNYVEKLKMHRLTLTYPVLNAAAEIVFSAAGPDKAEILRQVLEGPRDAKRLPAQGVQPTEGSVDWYLDKPAARLLRKSHIQRESS